The proteins below are encoded in one region of Amycolatopsis acidiphila:
- a CDS encoding bifunctional helix-turn-helix transcriptional regulator/GNAT family N-acetyltransferase yields MEKIEQVRRFNRTVTQRIGALNDAYLSQDRPLGQARVLWEIGPEGCDVRALRARLDVDSGYLSRLLRALETDGLVVVERSEDDGRVRTARLTPSGLAERETLDSRSDELATSILAPLSERQRSRLVTAMEEVERLLLASTVDVAVTDPRAPSARSCLRAYFAEIGERFDDGFEHGRSLTPDEAVMTPPTGVFLVAALHGEPVGCGGLLFEDQGSAYLKRMWVSPSARGLGLGRRLLAELEQHALAGGARLARLETNRVLGEAIGLYRAAGYREVPAFNDEPYAHHWFEKELHVVR; encoded by the coding sequence CCTGTCACAGGACCGCCCGCTCGGGCAGGCGCGTGTGCTGTGGGAGATCGGCCCCGAGGGCTGCGACGTGCGGGCGCTGCGCGCGCGGCTGGACGTCGACTCGGGCTATCTCAGCCGCCTGCTGCGCGCGCTGGAGACCGACGGCCTGGTCGTCGTGGAGCGCAGCGAGGACGACGGGCGCGTCCGGACCGCGCGGCTCACCCCTAGCGGGCTCGCCGAGCGGGAGACCCTCGACAGCCGCTCCGACGAGCTGGCGACGTCGATCCTCGCACCGCTCAGCGAGCGGCAGCGCAGCCGGCTCGTCACCGCGATGGAGGAGGTCGAACGGCTGCTCCTCGCGTCCACTGTGGACGTCGCGGTGACGGATCCCCGTGCGCCGAGCGCCCGGTCGTGCTTGCGGGCGTACTTCGCGGAGATCGGCGAGCGCTTCGACGACGGCTTCGAGCACGGCCGTTCGCTGACCCCGGACGAGGCCGTGATGACCCCGCCGACCGGGGTGTTCCTGGTCGCCGCCCTGCACGGCGAGCCGGTCGGTTGCGGCGGCCTGCTGTTCGAGGACCAGGGTTCGGCCTACCTCAAGCGGATGTGGGTGTCGCCGTCCGCGCGCGGGCTCGGGCTGGGCCGGCGACTGCTCGCCGAGCTGGAGCAGCACGCCCTCGCCGGTGGCGCGCGCCTCGCACGACTGGAGACCAACCGGGTGCTGGGCGAGGCGATCGGGCTGTACCGCGCGGCCGGCTACCGCGAGGTGCCCGCCTTCAACGACGAGCCGTATGCCCATCACTGGTTCGAGAAGGAGCTGCACGTCGTGAGGTGA
- a CDS encoding NAD(P)-dependent alcohol dehydrogenase, with the protein MKAIQVVGYHERLRAAEVPEPTVTGPFDVLVRIGGAGVCRTDLHILEGQWAEKSGVSLPYTIGHENAGWVHAVGSAVTNVAEGDKVIVHPLMTCGLCRACRSGDDVHCVQSQFPGIDTAGGYAEFLKTSARSVVRIDDSLEPADVAALADAGLTAYHAAAKAARTLRPGYRCVVIGAGGLGHIGIQVLKAITAAELIVVDRNPDAVKLAVSIGADHGVVADGDHVAEVLALTGGDGAETVIDFVGEGGATKDGVAMLRRAGDYHVVGYGENIDVPTIDIISTEINFVGNLVGSYNDLCELMVLAARGQVRLHTTKYPLDRFQDALDDLDAGRIRGRAILVP; encoded by the coding sequence ATGAAGGCGATCCAGGTGGTCGGCTACCACGAGAGACTGCGGGCGGCCGAGGTGCCCGAGCCGACGGTGACCGGGCCGTTCGACGTGCTCGTCCGGATCGGCGGCGCGGGGGTGTGCCGGACCGACCTGCACATCCTGGAGGGGCAGTGGGCCGAGAAGTCCGGGGTGAGCCTGCCTTACACGATCGGGCACGAGAACGCGGGCTGGGTGCACGCGGTCGGCAGTGCGGTCACCAACGTCGCCGAGGGCGACAAGGTGATCGTGCACCCGCTGATGACGTGCGGCCTGTGCCGGGCCTGCCGCTCCGGCGACGACGTCCACTGTGTACAGAGCCAGTTCCCCGGGATCGACACCGCCGGTGGCTACGCGGAGTTCCTCAAGACGTCGGCGCGCAGCGTGGTCAGGATCGACGACTCGCTGGAGCCCGCGGACGTCGCGGCGCTGGCGGACGCGGGCCTGACGGCGTACCACGCGGCGGCGAAGGCGGCCCGCACGTTGCGGCCCGGCTACCGGTGCGTCGTCATCGGCGCGGGCGGGCTCGGGCACATCGGGATCCAGGTGCTCAAGGCGATCACGGCCGCCGAACTGATCGTGGTGGACCGGAACCCGGACGCGGTCAAGCTGGCGGTGTCGATCGGGGCGGACCACGGGGTGGTCGCGGACGGCGACCACGTTGCGGAGGTATTGGCACTGACCGGCGGCGACGGCGCCGAGACGGTGATCGACTTCGTCGGCGAGGGCGGTGCGACCAAGGACGGCGTGGCGATGCTGCGGCGGGCCGGCGACTACCACGTGGTGGGCTACGGCGAGAACATCGACGTGCCGACGATCGACATCATCTCCACGGAGATCAACTTCGTCGGCAACCTGGTCGGCAGCTACAACGACCTGTGCGAGCTGATGGTGCTGGCCGCGCGCGGCCAGGTCCGCCTGCACACCACGAAGTACCCGCTCGACCGATTCCAGGACGCGCTCGACGACCTGGACGCGGGCCGGATCCGCGGCCGGGCGATCCTCGTGCCGTGA
- a CDS encoding iron-sulfur cluster assembly protein produces the protein MPDLVTAARKALDAVLDPELDEPITDLGFVRSIEAGDGELTVHLRLPTSFCSPNFAYLMASDAKDVLSALGTRVTVVLDDHHDSDLINRGLAADAGYRGTFGHEAETGLEELRLTFRRKAHTAAMERVLTRFVRDGAEPHDVVLGDLPDTPETQALLRRREALGLSADPAEPVLVDEHGEPYPREEVPLRLRFARSVRISIEGNAHFCRGLLRTRYPEEKAS, from the coding sequence ATGCCGGATCTCGTGACAGCGGCACGCAAGGCGCTCGACGCCGTGCTCGACCCCGAGCTGGACGAGCCGATCACCGATCTCGGCTTCGTCCGCTCGATCGAGGCGGGCGACGGCGAGCTGACCGTCCACCTGCGACTGCCGACCTCGTTCTGCTCGCCGAACTTCGCCTACCTCATGGCCTCCGACGCCAAGGACGTGCTCTCCGCGCTCGGCACCCGGGTCACGGTCGTCCTCGACGATCACCACGACTCGGACCTGATCAACCGCGGCCTCGCCGCCGACGCCGGTTACCGCGGCACGTTCGGGCACGAGGCCGAGACCGGGCTGGAGGAGCTGCGGTTGACGTTCCGGCGCAAGGCGCACACCGCGGCGATGGAACGCGTGCTGACGCGGTTCGTCCGTGACGGCGCGGAACCGCACGACGTCGTGCTGGGCGACCTGCCCGACACCCCGGAGACACAGGCGCTGCTGCGCCGCCGCGAAGCGCTCGGGCTGAGTGCCGATCCGGCGGAGCCCGTGCTGGTCGACGAGCACGGCGAACCGTACCCACGCGAGGAAGTCCCGCTGCGACTGCGGTTCGCCCGCTCGGTCCGGATCTCGATCGAGGGCAACGCCCACTTCTGCCGCGGCCTGCTGCGCACCCGATACCCCGAGGAGAAGGCGTCATGA
- a CDS encoding amidohydrolase family protein, translating into MYTKDGENYFIVDAHIALWDARPENQLNIHGKQFIDCFYDYHRNLSPESEVWPYEEYLYQGGDRLMKDLFEDGYVDHAIFQPARLGEFYKNGFGQTEEAFALTQKHPGKLTYNHNFDPRFGEEGLRQLRRDAERFGLKGVKLYTAEWHGDSRGYKLDDPWTYRYLEVCQELGIKNIHVHKGPTIRPLDRDAFDVADVDKVATDFTELNFVVEHCGLPRLEDFCWIATQEPNVHAGLAVAIPFIHTRPKYFGQIIGELLYWLDENRIQFSSDYALWTPRWLVERFVDFQIPEELTEYAPLTVAQKKKILGLNAAAMYDIEVPAECRLPVEAGTDAGTEAVAVA; encoded by the coding sequence GTGTACACCAAGGACGGCGAGAACTACTTCATCGTCGACGCGCACATCGCCCTGTGGGACGCGCGTCCGGAGAACCAGCTCAACATCCACGGCAAGCAGTTCATCGACTGCTTCTACGACTACCACCGCAACCTGAGCCCGGAGTCGGAGGTGTGGCCCTACGAGGAGTACCTCTACCAGGGCGGCGACCGCCTGATGAAGGACCTGTTCGAGGACGGCTACGTCGACCACGCGATCTTCCAGCCCGCGCGCCTGGGCGAGTTCTACAAGAACGGCTTCGGCCAGACCGAAGAGGCCTTCGCGCTCACGCAGAAGCACCCGGGCAAGCTGACCTACAACCACAACTTCGACCCCCGCTTCGGCGAGGAGGGGTTGCGCCAGTTGCGCCGCGACGCCGAACGCTTCGGGCTCAAGGGTGTCAAGCTCTACACCGCCGAATGGCACGGCGACTCGCGCGGCTACAAGCTCGACGACCCGTGGACCTACCGTTACCTCGAGGTGTGCCAGGAACTGGGCATCAAGAACATCCATGTCCACAAGGGACCGACGATCCGCCCGCTGGACCGGGACGCCTTCGACGTCGCCGACGTGGACAAGGTCGCGACCGACTTCACCGAGCTGAACTTCGTCGTCGAGCACTGCGGGCTGCCGCGGCTGGAGGACTTCTGCTGGATCGCCACGCAGGAGCCGAACGTGCACGCGGGCCTCGCCGTCGCCATCCCGTTCATCCACACCCGGCCCAAGTACTTCGGGCAGATCATCGGGGAGCTGTTGTACTGGCTGGACGAGAACCGGATCCAGTTCTCCAGCGACTACGCCCTGTGGACGCCGCGGTGGCTGGTCGAGCGCTTCGTGGACTTCCAGATCCCCGAGGAGCTGACCGAGTACGCGCCGCTGACGGTGGCGCAGAAGAAGAAGATCCTCGGCCTGAACGCGGCCGCGATGTACGACATCGAGGTCCCGGCGGAATGCCGGCTGCCCGTCGAGGCCGGCACGGACGCCGGGACCGAAGCCGTGGCGGTGGCGTGA
- a CDS encoding AAA-type ATPase lid domain-containing protein, with translation MERSAHEVAVPARLRASWQRSERYGAPLDEVEPVFTSTVDDGSLFYECGHEVLENLHQTLANEPVSLMLTDSEGLVLSRLCSDSTILRSLDRVHLAPGFYYSERNAGTNGLGLALADRAPTLVSAEQHYCAGLWGYTCAAAPVVDPATGVLLGSVNLTTWSQSSKQLLLAVAQAAAGNTAALMMARGSGRTPRPAPRGEVFRVYSDRTPSALPLSQGWRQALAEAETAMAQGRVLAVVGEPGAGKTALASLARRSIRPRERVLNARPPAPRDADAWLALWAPELGKDDTCVIVSGVDALPASAAEELADALAGVPASAFTMTADDHTAVPEVLAELIDAVVEVPALRYRPDDIEPLADHFAGRRRFTPAAMRALTAYQWPGNVKQLREVVRQAARADVIDTRHLAPEVFSGATHRLTRIEAVERDEIVRCLTQPGASVAKAATMLGMSRATIYRKIAHYDIKVPGR, from the coding sequence GTGGAGCGCTCAGCACACGAGGTCGCGGTCCCGGCGAGGCTGCGTGCGTCCTGGCAGCGCAGCGAGCGGTACGGCGCTCCGCTGGACGAGGTCGAGCCGGTGTTCACCAGCACCGTCGACGACGGGTCGCTGTTCTACGAATGCGGCCACGAGGTCCTCGAGAACCTGCACCAGACGCTGGCGAACGAGCCGGTCAGCCTGATGCTCACCGACAGCGAAGGCCTGGTGCTGAGCAGGCTGTGCAGCGACAGCACGATCCTGCGCTCGCTCGACCGCGTGCACCTGGCGCCCGGTTTCTACTATTCCGAGCGCAACGCCGGCACCAACGGGCTCGGCCTCGCGCTCGCCGACAGGGCACCGACGCTGGTCAGCGCCGAGCAGCACTACTGCGCGGGCCTGTGGGGATACACCTGCGCGGCCGCGCCGGTCGTCGACCCGGCCACCGGGGTGCTGCTGGGCAGCGTGAACCTGACGACCTGGTCGCAGTCGTCGAAGCAGCTGCTGCTCGCCGTCGCGCAGGCGGCCGCGGGCAACACCGCGGCGCTGATGATGGCGCGGGGTTCGGGGCGCACGCCGCGGCCCGCGCCGCGCGGCGAGGTGTTCCGCGTCTACAGCGACCGCACGCCCTCGGCGCTGCCGCTGTCGCAAGGCTGGCGGCAGGCGCTGGCCGAGGCGGAAACCGCGATGGCACAAGGACGGGTGCTGGCGGTCGTCGGCGAACCGGGCGCGGGCAAGACGGCGCTCGCGTCGCTGGCGCGGCGTTCGATCCGGCCACGCGAGCGGGTGCTCAACGCCCGGCCGCCCGCGCCGCGGGATGCGGACGCGTGGCTCGCGTTGTGGGCGCCGGAGCTGGGCAAGGACGACACGTGCGTGATCGTGTCCGGGGTCGACGCGCTGCCGGCGTCGGCCGCGGAGGAGCTGGCGGACGCGCTCGCGGGCGTCCCGGCGTCGGCGTTCACGATGACCGCGGACGACCACACCGCGGTGCCGGAGGTACTCGCCGAGCTGATCGACGCCGTCGTCGAGGTGCCCGCGCTGCGGTACCGGCCCGACGACATCGAGCCGCTCGCGGACCACTTCGCCGGGCGCCGCCGCTTCACACCGGCGGCGATGCGCGCGCTGACGGCCTACCAGTGGCCGGGGAACGTCAAGCAGTTGCGGGAGGTCGTGCGCCAGGCGGCGCGCGCCGACGTGATCGACACGCGGCACCTGGCGCCGGAGGTCTTCAGCGGCGCCACCCACCGGCTGACCCGCATCGAGGCCGTCGAGCGGGACGAGATCGTGCGCTGCCTGACCCAGCCGGGCGCGAGCGTCGCCAAGGCGGCCACGATGCTGGGGATGAGCCGCGCGACGATCTACCGGAAGATCGCGCACTACGACATCAAGGTCCCGGGACGGTAA
- a CDS encoding methyltransferase domain-containing protein, giving the protein MREDHFGEDVADGYDQAVGELFAPPVIEATVGFLAALADGGAALELGIGTGRVALPLSEAGVAVHGIDLSPAMLARLRAKPGAARIGATQGISRTSGWRARSAWCTWCSTRSAT; this is encoded by the coding sequence ATGCGGGAGGACCATTTCGGCGAGGACGTGGCGGACGGCTACGACCAGGCGGTGGGCGAGCTGTTCGCACCGCCGGTCATCGAGGCGACGGTGGGTTTCCTCGCCGCGCTGGCGGACGGGGGCGCCGCGCTGGAGCTGGGGATCGGTACGGGCCGGGTCGCGCTCCCGCTGAGCGAGGCCGGCGTCGCGGTGCACGGCATCGACCTGTCCCCGGCGATGCTCGCCCGGCTGCGGGCGAAACCGGGAGCCGCGCGGATCGGGGCGACCCAGGGGATTTCGCGCACCAGCGGGTGGCGGGCACGTTCGGCCTGGTGTACCTGGTGTTCAACACGATCGGCAACCTGA
- a CDS encoding STAS domain-containing protein, whose protein sequence is MPTPFTTSLREAPEGGRVLVLTGEIDMSNVERFRSALEATLRGTASATIDLTKVEYLDSSGLTSLFGCTADNELRIVASSLLARVLRVSGLTEVATVTIVD, encoded by the coding sequence ATGCCGACGCCCTTCACCACGTCGCTGCGCGAAGCCCCCGAGGGCGGGCGGGTGCTCGTGCTCACCGGGGAGATCGACATGAGCAACGTCGAGCGGTTCCGCTCGGCGCTGGAAGCGACCCTGCGCGGCACCGCCTCGGCGACGATCGACCTGACGAAGGTGGAGTACCTGGACAGCTCGGGACTGACGAGCCTGTTCGGCTGCACGGCGGACAACGAGCTGCGGATCGTCGCGTCGTCCCTGCTGGCCCGCGTGCTGCGGGTCTCGGGCCTGACCGAGGTCGCAACGGTCACGATCGTGGACTGA
- a CDS encoding SpoIIE family protein phosphatase: MSGELETFFPGAGQMAARMREFGWAVSPLGEPARWPASLRTAVRICLTSRFPMIIWWGEQLRFLYNDAYLPLLGTKHPALDKPGEQVWTEIWHIIGPMLRGVMATGAATWSEDLLLPMNRHGYWEETYWTYSYSPLHDDDGQVRAVFTAVSDTTERVIGERRLAELRELSAQAGIARTTGEACALVADVLKGSGADVPYAAMYLCRDGTGALELAATTTEGGAPEPLPDGPGGWPLHAVLEDGEPRVVPDVAARYGELPAGGWTTAPAQAMVLPLQGETGADTVGVIVLAASSGRLLDDSYRTFFDLVAQQTSALVNSAAAYRDQQRRAEELAALDEAKTTFFSNISHEFRTPLTLILGPAAELREEITDERLREEVEVIHRNGLRLGKLVNNLLDFSRIEAGRMQARYEPVDLPVFTAELASLFRAAVEKAGLEFDVDCPPLPRQAFVDRGMWEKVVLNLLSNAVKYTFDGTIRVTVGGNDGHAVVTVADTGIGIGESEMPRLFERFHRIPSARARSNEGSGIGLALVRELVHLHGGTIDAESTPDVGTTFTVRLPLGSAHLPAQHVVNHPTAAGVASESAEPFVQEALRWLPVDAPEVSGASTGAERAPAPSGEPHARVLIADDNADMRDYLLRLLRPRYEVAAVGDGLAALAAARATPPDLIVSDVMMPGLDGLQLLSALRGDARTAGVPVLLLSARAGQEAAIEGLAAGADDYLVKPFSARELLARVRATVELARVRGQHIRWRAAMIDSLQEGFFVSDSTGAIVEVNAAFADLLGFGPEGLPYEPDHPWWPDPQADPAAYAEVRKAFGESLSEPSGSFVLPFRHRDGHRVWAALNYNALNDDQSRRMLVATIRDVTAERYTVLRESALAALGQRLARAAGEPEVVQHALEFLKELWDARRVLAVTWRNADEPALASTSAADSTWQDLPKALRQAIEGLRVLPPLHAGTSDAATGTPGAGTTVDHPDGQLAIWVEPDPARPLGTEDETLLVLLCGTLAQALRRAHVADQQRDVALALQRSVLGPAELPPGFAVRYEPATPPLEVGGDWYDVVPLPGGRTGIVVGDCVGRGLAAAAVMGQLRSACRALLLEASSPRHTLSALDRFAGQLPGAACTTVFCGVLDAGAGTLTYSSAGHPPGILVDAGGGIGCLDEAGGVPLAVGSRATRPETTVAVPAGSVLLLYTDGLVERRRQPLDTGIDRAAEVAKQGRAADLEELASNLMTRLQPESGYDDDVALLVYRRPRASFERSFPAEPGSLAVIRAALREWFEPLGLSRNLAQDVLVAVGEACTNSIEHAYPGAEDAEVGLSADHTGGSLTVVVRDSGTWRIPPPDNHVLRGRGLDMMRALAETVTIDTSGAGTTVTMQWRTT; encoded by the coding sequence ATGAGTGGTGAGCTCGAAACGTTTTTCCCTGGCGCCGGCCAGATGGCGGCCCGGATGCGCGAGTTCGGCTGGGCCGTGTCCCCGCTCGGCGAACCGGCGCGCTGGCCGGCGAGCCTGCGCACCGCGGTCCGCATCTGCCTGACCTCCCGCTTCCCCATGATCATCTGGTGGGGCGAACAGCTGCGGTTCCTCTACAACGACGCCTACCTGCCACTGCTGGGCACCAAGCACCCCGCGCTGGACAAGCCGGGCGAGCAGGTGTGGACCGAGATCTGGCACATCATCGGCCCGATGCTGCGCGGCGTGATGGCGACCGGCGCGGCCACCTGGTCCGAGGACCTCCTGCTGCCGATGAACCGGCACGGCTACTGGGAGGAGACCTACTGGACCTACTCCTACAGCCCGCTGCACGACGACGACGGCCAGGTGCGCGCCGTGTTCACCGCGGTCAGCGACACGACGGAACGGGTGATCGGCGAACGCCGGCTGGCCGAGCTGCGCGAGCTGAGCGCGCAGGCCGGGATCGCCCGCACCACGGGCGAAGCGTGCGCGCTGGTGGCGGACGTGCTCAAGGGCTCGGGCGCGGACGTGCCGTACGCGGCGATGTACCTCTGCCGGGACGGCACCGGGGCGCTGGAGCTCGCGGCGACGACAACCGAAGGCGGCGCGCCCGAGCCACTGCCGGACGGTCCCGGTGGCTGGCCGCTGCACGCCGTGCTCGAGGACGGCGAGCCGCGGGTCGTGCCGGACGTCGCGGCCCGGTACGGCGAGTTGCCCGCCGGCGGCTGGACCACCGCGCCCGCGCAGGCGATGGTGCTGCCGCTGCAGGGCGAGACCGGCGCCGACACCGTCGGCGTGATCGTGCTCGCCGCCAGTTCGGGCCGCCTGCTCGACGACTCGTACCGGACGTTCTTCGACCTCGTCGCGCAGCAGACCAGCGCCCTGGTCAACAGCGCCGCCGCCTACCGGGACCAGCAGCGCCGCGCCGAGGAGCTCGCCGCCCTCGACGAGGCCAAGACGACGTTCTTCTCCAACATCAGCCACGAGTTCCGCACCCCGCTGACCCTGATCCTCGGTCCCGCCGCCGAGCTGCGCGAGGAGATCACCGACGAGCGGCTGCGCGAAGAGGTCGAGGTCATCCACCGCAACGGGCTGCGGCTGGGCAAGCTGGTGAACAATCTGCTCGACTTCTCCCGCATCGAGGCCGGCCGCATGCAGGCGCGCTACGAGCCGGTGGACCTCCCGGTGTTCACCGCCGAGCTGGCCAGCCTGTTCCGGGCGGCGGTGGAGAAGGCGGGCCTGGAGTTCGACGTCGACTGTCCGCCGCTGCCCCGGCAGGCGTTCGTCGACCGCGGGATGTGGGAGAAGGTCGTCCTCAACCTGCTGTCCAACGCGGTCAAGTACACCTTCGACGGCACCATCAGGGTGACAGTGGGCGGAAACGACGGCCACGCCGTGGTCACGGTGGCCGACACCGGCATCGGCATCGGGGAAAGCGAGATGCCCCGGCTGTTCGAGCGCTTCCACCGCATCCCGTCGGCGCGGGCGCGGTCCAACGAGGGCAGCGGGATCGGGCTGGCGCTGGTGCGGGAGCTGGTGCACCTGCACGGCGGCACGATCGACGCCGAGAGCACCCCGGACGTCGGCACGACGTTCACCGTCCGGCTGCCGCTGGGGTCGGCGCACCTGCCCGCACAGCACGTGGTGAACCACCCGACGGCTGCCGGGGTGGCGTCGGAGTCGGCCGAACCGTTCGTGCAGGAAGCGTTGCGGTGGCTGCCCGTGGACGCGCCGGAGGTGTCCGGCGCGAGCACCGGCGCCGAGCGGGCACCGGCGCCTTCCGGCGAACCGCACGCACGCGTGCTCATCGCCGACGACAACGCCGACATGCGCGACTACCTGCTCCGCCTGCTGCGGCCGCGCTACGAGGTGGCGGCCGTCGGCGACGGCCTCGCCGCGCTCGCGGCCGCGCGGGCCACGCCGCCGGACCTCATCGTGAGCGACGTGATGATGCCGGGGCTCGACGGGTTGCAGCTGCTCTCGGCGTTGCGCGGCGACGCGCGGACCGCGGGGGTGCCGGTGCTGCTGCTGTCGGCGCGCGCCGGGCAGGAGGCCGCGATCGAAGGCCTCGCCGCCGGTGCCGACGACTACCTGGTCAAGCCGTTCTCCGCGCGCGAGCTGCTCGCACGCGTGCGAGCCACGGTGGAGCTGGCGCGGGTGCGCGGCCAGCACATCCGCTGGCGTGCGGCGATGATCGACTCGCTGCAGGAGGGCTTCTTCGTCAGCGACAGCACGGGCGCGATCGTCGAGGTGAACGCCGCGTTCGCCGACCTGCTCGGCTTCGGGCCGGAGGGGCTGCCCTACGAGCCGGACCACCCGTGGTGGCCCGACCCCCAGGCCGATCCGGCCGCGTACGCGGAGGTCCGCAAGGCTTTCGGCGAGTCGTTGTCGGAGCCCTCGGGCAGCTTCGTGCTGCCGTTCCGGCATCGCGACGGACACCGGGTGTGGGCGGCGCTGAACTACAACGCGCTGAACGACGACCAGTCCCGCCGGATGCTGGTGGCCACGATCCGCGACGTCACCGCCGAGCGCTACACCGTCCTGCGGGAAAGCGCTCTCGCGGCGCTGGGCCAGCGGCTCGCGCGGGCCGCGGGTGAGCCGGAGGTGGTGCAGCACGCCCTGGAGTTCCTCAAGGAGCTGTGGGACGCGCGCCGGGTCCTCGCCGTCACCTGGCGCAATGCGGACGAGCCCGCGCTGGCCTCGACCAGTGCCGCGGACTCCACGTGGCAGGACCTGCCGAAGGCGCTGCGCCAGGCGATCGAGGGGTTGCGCGTGCTGCCGCCCCTGCACGCCGGAACCTCCGACGCCGCAACGGGAACCCCGGGTGCGGGGACCACTGTGGACCATCCCGACGGGCAGCTGGCGATCTGGGTCGAGCCCGATCCGGCGCGCCCGCTCGGCACCGAGGACGAGACGCTGCTGGTGCTGTTGTGCGGCACGCTCGCGCAGGCGCTGCGCCGCGCGCACGTGGCCGACCAGCAACGCGACGTGGCGCTGGCGTTGCAACGCTCGGTGCTTGGGCCCGCCGAGCTGCCGCCGGGGTTCGCCGTCCGGTACGAGCCGGCCACGCCGCCGCTGGAGGTCGGCGGCGACTGGTACGACGTGGTGCCGCTGCCGGGCGGGCGGACCGGCATCGTGGTCGGCGACTGCGTCGGGCGCGGGCTGGCGGCGGCCGCCGTGATGGGGCAGCTGCGCAGCGCGTGCCGGGCGCTGTTGCTGGAGGCGAGCAGCCCGCGGCACACGTTGAGCGCGCTCGACCGGTTCGCCGGCCAGCTGCCGGGCGCCGCGTGCACCACGGTGTTCTGCGGGGTGCTCGACGCGGGCGCGGGCACGCTCACCTACAGCAGCGCGGGTCATCCGCCGGGCATCCTCGTCGACGCCGGGGGCGGTATCGGCTGCCTTGACGAGGCGGGCGGGGTGCCGCTCGCGGTCGGCAGCCGCGCCACCCGGCCCGAGACCACGGTCGCCGTCCCGGCCGGTTCGGTGCTGCTGCTCTACACCGACGGTCTGGTCGAACGGCGGCGGCAGCCGCTCGACACCGGGATCGACCGCGCGGCGGAGGTCGCCAAGCAGGGGCGGGCGGCGGACCTGGAGGAGCTGGCGTCGAACCTGATGACGCGCCTGCAACCGGAGAGCGGCTACGACGACGACGTCGCGCTGCTGGTGTACCGCAGGCCGCGGGCGTCGTTCGAGCGGTCGTTCCCGGCCGAGCCGGGGAGCCTGGCCGTGATCCGGGCGGCGCTGCGGGAGTGGTTCGAGCCGCTGGGGCTGTCGCGGAACCTGGCCCAGGACGTGCTCGTCGCGGTGGGGGAGGCGTGCACGAACTCGATCGAGCACGCGTACCCGGGCGCCGAGGACGCCGAGGTGGGGCTGAGCGCGGACCACACCGGCGGCTCGCTGACGGTCGTCGTGCGCGACAGCGGCACCTGGCGGATCCCCCCGCCGGACAACCACGTGCTGCGCGGGCGGGGGCTGGACATGATGCGCGCGCTGGCGGAAACGGTCACCATCGACACCTCCGGCGCGGGGACGACCGTAACGATGCAGTGGAGGACCACCTGA
- a CDS encoding isoamylase early set domain-containing protein has product MKKLPFGKVRVTFSLERDQVPGPTSVVGCFNDWTPGSHVLRGRSNGRKSASITLPTGSVVSFRYLSDGGRWSDDPAIADRDDRGNGRLAI; this is encoded by the coding sequence ATGAAGAAACTGCCGTTCGGCAAGGTCCGGGTGACCTTCTCGCTGGAGCGGGACCAGGTGCCCGGCCCGACGAGCGTCGTCGGCTGCTTCAACGACTGGACCCCGGGCAGCCACGTGCTGCGTGGCCGCTCCAACGGCCGGAAGTCGGCGTCGATCACGCTGCCCACGGGCAGCGTCGTGTCGTTCCGCTACCTCAGCGACGGGGGTCGCTGGAGCGACGACCCGGCCATCGCCGACCGCGACGACCGCGGTAACGGCCGCCTGGCGATCTGA
- a CDS encoding DnaJ family domain-containing protein produces the protein MAERKPPWVSFESWVDKQIRQAQERGAFDNLPGAGKPLPGLNKPYDEMWWIREKLRREGLSADVLLPEPVKLRKEIDRLPETVRALPTERLVRDAVRELNRRIAAWLRAPSGPRVHVAPVDADEVVARWRESRRRSAAEPEAPPREQPRRRWWRR, from the coding sequence ATGGCCGAACGCAAGCCGCCCTGGGTGAGCTTCGAGTCGTGGGTCGACAAGCAGATCCGCCAGGCACAGGAGCGCGGCGCCTTCGACAACCTGCCCGGAGCCGGGAAACCGTTGCCGGGGCTGAACAAGCCCTACGACGAGATGTGGTGGATCAGGGAGAAGCTCCGGCGCGAGGGGCTCTCGGCCGACGTGCTGCTGCCCGAACCGGTCAAGCTGCGCAAGGAGATCGACCGGCTGCCCGAGACGGTCCGCGCGCTGCCGACCGAGCGCCTGGTGCGGGACGCGGTGCGCGAGCTGAACCGGCGCATCGCGGCGTGGCTGCGGGCGCCGTCCGGGCCGCGGGTGCACGTCGCGCCCGTCGACGCCGACGAGGTCGTGGCCCGCTGGCGTGAGTCCCGCCGGCGCTCGGCCGCGGAGCCCGAGGCGCCGCCGCGGGAACAGCCGCGGCGGCGCTGGTGGCGGCGCTGA